The Catellatospora citrea DNA segment TGGTGACGACACGCCGGGGTCCGTTACCTTTTGGCCGACGAGTATGAAAGTTTTCTTCATCGGCAGGGACGGGAGCGGCAATGACGCACGATGCTGCAAGCCCCCCGTATCTGCAGGTCGACGACCTGCGGGTGCGCTTCAACACCGCGGACGGCGAGGTCCGCGCGGTGGACGGGGTGAGCTTCGGCCTCCACAGAGGGCGGACGCTCGGCATCGTCGGCGAGTCCGGCTCGGGCAAGAGCGTGACGAGTCTAGCGGTCATGGGCCTGCACGACCCGGCCCGCACCAAGATCTCCGGCGCGATCAAGCTGGGCGGCCGGGACCTGGTCGGGCTGTCCGACGGCGAGATGCGCCGGCTGCGCGGCCGCGACGTCGCCATGATCTTCCAGGACCCGCTGTCGGCGCTGCACCCGTTCTACACGGTCGGTCGGCAGCTGGTGGAGGCCTACCGCACGCACCATCCGGACGCGTCGAAGGCGCAGGCCAAGCAGCGTGCGCTGGACATGCTCGACCGGGTGGGCATCCCGCAGCCGGACCGGCGCTTCAGCCAGTACCCGCACGAGTTCTCCGGCGGCATGCGCCAGCGCGTGATGATCGCGATGTCGCTGATGAACGACCCGGCGCTGCTCATCGCCGACGAGCCGACCACCGCGCTCGACGTGACCGTGCAGGCGCAGATCCTCGACCTGCTGGCCGACCTGCAGCGCGAGTTCCACAGCGCGATCATCCTGATCACCCATGACCTGGGCGTGGTCAGCCAGGTCGCCGACGAGGTCCTGGTCATGTACGGCGGCCGGGCCGTCGAGCACGGCTCGGTGGCGCAGGTGATGCGCGGGCCGCAGCACCCGTATACCTGGGGTCTGCTGGCCAGCATCCCGAGCCTGCACGGCGACCCGGAGGTCGA contains these protein-coding regions:
- a CDS encoding ABC transporter ATP-binding protein, which codes for MTHDAASPPYLQVDDLRVRFNTADGEVRAVDGVSFGLHRGRTLGIVGESGSGKSVTSLAVMGLHDPARTKISGAIKLGGRDLVGLSDGEMRRLRGRDVAMIFQDPLSALHPFYTVGRQLVEAYRTHHPDASKAQAKQRALDMLDRVGIPQPDRRFSQYPHEFSGGMRQRVMIAMSLMNDPALLIADEPTTALDVTVQAQILDLLADLQREFHSAIILITHDLGVVSQVADEVLVMYGGRAVEHGSVAQVMRGPQHPYTWGLLASIPSLHGDPEVDLKPIKGNPPSLINVPAGCAFHPRCAYAMKPEPCAGQVPQLLAVQADGGDTGIPHRVACHLPEPQRISTYTDEIAHVGVAQ